In Massilistercora timonensis, the following are encoded in one genomic region:
- a CDS encoding replication-associated recombination protein A: MDLFEYAREKSQEREAPLASRLRPATLEEMVGQQHIIGKDKLLYRAIKADKLSSVIFYGPPGTGKTTLARVIANTTSAEFTQINATVAGKKDMEAVVEKAKETLGMYQRKTILFVDEIHRFNKGQQDYLLPFVEDGTIILIGATTENPYFEVNGALLSRSVIFELHPLSKEDVRELILRAVYDEKKGMGGYGAQIDEEAVEFLADLAGGDARNALNAVELAVLTTTPSADGKIHITLDVASECIQKRVVRYDKGGDEHYDTISAFIKSMRGSDPDAAVYYLAKMLYAGEDIKFIARRIMICASEDVGNADPQALSVAVAAAQAVERVGMPEAQIILSQAVLYVATAPKSNSAVNAISAAMENVRNYKTTVPAHLRDGHYQGAKKLGRSTGYRYAHDYPHHYVRQQYLPDEILGTRFYEPGDNGKEKEIQAWMEFLKGE, from the coding sequence ATGGATCTGTTTGAATATGCCAGAGAAAAGAGTCAGGAGCGGGAGGCGCCCCTGGCGTCCCGGCTGCGGCCTGCCACCCTGGAGGAGATGGTGGGGCAGCAGCATATTATAGGAAAGGATAAATTACTGTACCGGGCCATCAAGGCGGACAAGCTAAGCTCCGTCATTTTCTATGGCCCGCCGGGCACCGGCAAGACCACCCTTGCCCGGGTGATCGCCAACACCACCAGCGCGGAGTTTACCCAGATCAACGCCACGGTGGCGGGGAAGAAGGACATGGAGGCGGTGGTAGAGAAGGCGAAGGAGACCCTTGGCATGTACCAGCGCAAGACCATCCTATTTGTAGATGAGATCCACAGGTTCAACAAGGGGCAGCAGGATTATCTGCTTCCCTTTGTGGAGGACGGGACCATCATCCTTATCGGCGCCACCACGGAGAATCCCTATTTTGAGGTGAACGGGGCGCTGCTGTCCCGGTCGGTGATCTTCGAATTACATCCCCTGAGTAAGGAGGATGTAAGGGAGTTGATCCTCCGGGCGGTCTATGACGAGAAAAAGGGGATGGGAGGCTACGGCGCCCAGATCGACGAGGAGGCAGTGGAATTCCTGGCGGATCTGGCAGGCGGGGACGCAAGGAATGCCCTGAACGCAGTGGAACTGGCGGTTCTGACCACCACGCCCTCGGCGGACGGGAAGATCCATATCACTCTGGATGTGGCTTCGGAATGTATCCAGAAGCGGGTGGTGCGCTATGACAAGGGCGGGGATGAGCATTATGACACCATTTCTGCGTTTATCAAGAGTATGCGGGGGTCAGACCCGGACGCGGCAGTCTACTATCTGGCGAAAATGCTCTATGCCGGGGAGGATATCAAGTTCATCGCCCGGCGGATCATGATCTGCGCTTCTGAGGATGTGGGGAACGCAGATCCCCAGGCCCTGTCCGTGGCGGTGGCGGCAGCCCAGGCCGTGGAGCGGGTGGGGATGCCAGAGGCTCAGATCATCCTTTCCCAGGCGGTGCTCTATGTGGCCACGGCGCCCAAGAGTAATTCCGCGGTCAACGCCATCAGCGCGGCCATGGAAAATGTGAGGAATTATAAGACTACGGTGCCGGCTCATTTGCGGGATGGCCATTATCAGGGGGCGAAGAAGCTGGGGCGGAGCACCGGGTACCGGTACGCCCATGACTATCCCCATCATTATGTACGCCAGCAGTATCTGCCGGACGAGATCCTGGGGACAAGGTTTTACGAGCCTGGGGACAACGGGAAAGAAAAAGAGATCCAGGCATGGATGGAATTTTTAAAGGGGGAGTGA
- a CDS encoding 4Fe-4S binding protein — translation MIRKIIHIDQEKCNGCGACANACHEGAIQMVDGKAALIRDDYCDGLGDCLPACPTGAITFEEREAAAYDHEAVQKHLAAQGKVSQESQFSHQTKAPQESQLSQWPVQIKLAPLTAPYFDQAHLLIAADCTAYAYASFHQDFIRGRVTLIGCPKLDAVDYTEKLTQILRQNSIKSLTIVRMEVPCCGGLEHAATQALKASGRFIPWQVVTIGIDGRILENK, via the coding sequence ATGATCCGAAAAATCATCCATATAGACCAGGAGAAATGTAACGGCTGCGGCGCCTGCGCCAACGCCTGCCACGAAGGCGCCATCCAGATGGTGGACGGCAAGGCCGCCCTCATCCGGGACGACTACTGCGATGGCCTGGGCGACTGCCTTCCCGCCTGCCCCACCGGCGCCATCACCTTTGAAGAACGGGAGGCGGCAGCCTACGATCATGAAGCCGTGCAGAAACATCTGGCCGCACAGGGCAAAGTATCCCAGGAAAGCCAGTTCTCCCACCAGACCAAAGCACCCCAGGAAAGCCAGCTCTCCCAGTGGCCGGTGCAGATCAAGCTGGCGCCCCTTACCGCCCCCTATTTTGACCAGGCTCATCTTCTTATCGCCGCGGACTGTACCGCTTACGCCTACGCAAGCTTCCATCAGGATTTCATCCGCGGGCGGGTCACCCTTATCGGTTGTCCCAAGCTGGACGCCGTAGACTACACGGAGAAGCTGACCCAGATTCTGCGCCAGAACTCTATCAAAAGCCTTACCATCGTGCGCATGGAAGTCCCCTGCTGCGGCGGTCTTGAACACGCCGCAACCCAAGCCCTGAAAGCCAGCGGACGGTTCATCCCCTGGCAGGTGGTGACCATCGGCATCGACGGGCGGATCCTGGAAAATAAATAA
- a CDS encoding Crp/Fnr family transcriptional regulator, producing the protein MFHQIGEEERKKLLVCMGGRETVWEKGQILLGEEEPADHLGIVLEGSLQVVEEDIWGNRGILEQVGEGELYGAAFACAGIQKSPVSVVAAKKSRVLRIQMEKLMQVCPNGCPAHQQMIRNLVYLLARKNVALNEKIKHISRRTTREKLLAYLADQAKKAGKKDFSIPFDRQELADYLCVDRSAMSAELGKLKREGKIDLWKNEFRLLS; encoded by the coding sequence TTGTTTCATCAGATCGGGGAAGAAGAGAGGAAAAAGCTTCTGGTCTGCATGGGCGGCAGAGAAACCGTGTGGGAGAAGGGGCAGATCCTTCTTGGGGAAGAAGAGCCGGCGGACCACCTGGGCATTGTATTGGAAGGAAGTCTCCAGGTAGTCGAGGAGGATATATGGGGAAACCGGGGGATCCTGGAGCAGGTGGGAGAGGGCGAGCTCTATGGAGCCGCCTTTGCCTGCGCGGGGATCCAAAAGAGTCCGGTCAGCGTGGTGGCGGCGAAGAAGAGCCGCGTTCTGAGGATCCAGATGGAGAAGCTGATGCAGGTCTGTCCCAACGGCTGCCCGGCCCATCAGCAGATGATCCGCAATCTGGTGTACCTGCTGGCCAGAAAGAATGTGGCGCTCAATGAAAAGATCAAACACATTTCCCGGCGGACCACCCGGGAGAAGCTGCTGGCCTACCTGGCAGATCAGGCAAAGAAGGCGGGAAAGAAGGATTTCTCCATTCCCTTTGACCGGCAGGAGCTGGCAGATTACCTGTGCGTGGATCGCAGCGCAATGTCGGCGGAGCTTGGGAAACTGAAGCGGGAAGGGAAGATTGATCTCTGGAAAAATGAGTTCCGGCTGCTGTCTTGA